A single genomic interval of Aureliella helgolandensis harbors:
- a CDS encoding NAD-dependent epimerase/dehydratase family protein — MSNVNNLETIADVTQLEELLSRPTDALVETMQRVSGDILFLGAGGKLGPSLARMARRAADQAGGNRRIIAVSRFSNQQAERGLQEFGVETVRAELLDTEALRQLPDAENVIYMAGYKFGAFGNPSLTWAMNSFLPGMAMQRFADSRVVAFSTSCVYGLSPWQSAGTVETDPLQPTDEYSMSCIGRERIIDHFSRTHGTSASLLRLNYAVEMRYGVLIDIAQAVYNERPINLTMGHFNLIWQTDANAISLQTLDHVSSPPMVINVVGPETLSVRRVAEEFGQLMGKQPRFNGTESDSCLLTSGERCHQLFGYPSVSAGKLIQWTADWIMRGGPTHDKPTGFQVRDGRY; from the coding sequence GTGTCGAATGTAAATAATTTGGAAACAATCGCTGATGTCACTCAACTGGAAGAATTGTTGAGCCGTCCAACCGATGCCCTAGTAGAAACGATGCAGAGGGTAAGCGGGGACATTCTGTTTCTGGGTGCAGGTGGGAAACTTGGGCCTTCGCTAGCCAGGATGGCGCGTCGCGCAGCCGATCAAGCGGGAGGTAACCGCCGCATTATCGCAGTATCTCGTTTCTCAAATCAACAGGCAGAGCGAGGTTTGCAGGAATTTGGTGTCGAGACGGTTCGAGCTGAGCTTCTCGATACCGAGGCCTTGCGGCAGCTTCCAGATGCCGAGAACGTGATTTACATGGCAGGTTACAAGTTCGGCGCGTTTGGAAATCCGTCGTTGACCTGGGCCATGAACAGCTTCCTACCAGGAATGGCCATGCAACGCTTTGCGGACAGCCGTGTCGTCGCATTCTCCACGAGCTGCGTCTATGGGCTCTCTCCGTGGCAGTCGGCTGGCACTGTCGAAACCGATCCACTGCAACCCACAGACGAATATAGCATGAGCTGCATTGGGCGCGAGAGGATTATCGACCACTTCAGTCGCACCCACGGAACTTCGGCAAGTCTACTGCGGCTGAACTACGCAGTCGAAATGCGGTACGGAGTTCTGATCGATATCGCTCAAGCGGTGTACAACGAGCGTCCCATCAATTTGACGATGGGGCACTTCAATTTGATTTGGCAAACCGATGCTAATGCAATATCTCTACAAACGCTCGACCACGTCAGCTCACCGCCCATGGTCATCAACGTGGTTGGACCCGAGACACTGAGCGTACGACGGGTGGCTGAAGAGTTCGGGCAGCTCATGGGTAAACAACCTCGGTTCAATGGCACCGAATCTGATTCCTGCCTCCTAACGAGCGGAGAGCGCTGCCACCAGCTGTTTGGCTATCCGTCGGTTTCCGCTGGAAAATTAATTCAATGGACTGCCGACTGGATTATGCGGGGCGGCCCCACCCACGATAAACCAACCGGCTTTCAAGTTCGCGATGGGCGGTATTGA
- a CDS encoding dihydrodipicolinate synthase family protein has protein sequence MDQAEMSRIRELLNDGLAIPACPLALNAQRCFDERRQRALLRYYCAAGAGGVAVGVHTTQFEIRQPQHGLLRPVLELAAEELQNQERPHQEHIVRIGGVVGDAVQAMREAEQLRELRYHVGLLSLAGHQSADETQLIEHCRRVSEVLPIMGFYLQPAVGGRLLSYRFWRQFSEIENVVAIKISPFNRYQTIDVVRAVVDAGRADIALYTGNDDNIVGDLLTEFVFKGQEGEQRRAIVGGLLGHWACWTRNAVLLMNECKRLRALGNLPTWMLTLGAQVTDTNAALFDAANAFRGCIPGIHEVLRRQGLLEGLWCLDPTEELGTGQMQEIDRVYHAYPHLNDDDFVAEHLDEWLA, from the coding sequence ATGGACCAAGCTGAAATGTCTCGCATTCGCGAACTGCTCAACGATGGACTGGCCATCCCGGCTTGCCCTCTGGCCCTCAATGCACAGCGGTGTTTCGACGAACGACGCCAAAGGGCCTTGCTACGGTACTACTGCGCCGCCGGAGCCGGTGGAGTCGCCGTGGGGGTGCATACGACGCAGTTCGAAATTCGGCAACCGCAACACGGACTACTCCGTCCAGTCCTCGAACTCGCCGCGGAAGAACTGCAAAATCAAGAGCGGCCACACCAAGAACACATCGTCCGTATCGGAGGAGTTGTCGGCGATGCAGTACAGGCGATGCGCGAGGCTGAACAGCTTCGCGAGCTGCGCTATCACGTCGGGCTACTCAGCTTGGCGGGCCACCAATCCGCCGATGAAACGCAGTTGATCGAGCATTGCCGACGCGTGTCCGAAGTCCTGCCCATCATGGGATTCTACTTGCAGCCGGCCGTCGGCGGACGCCTCCTGTCCTACCGTTTTTGGCGACAATTCTCGGAAATTGAAAATGTAGTTGCCATCAAGATCTCTCCCTTCAACCGGTATCAAACTATAGATGTCGTCCGAGCGGTGGTCGATGCTGGGCGAGCTGATATTGCACTCTATACCGGCAATGACGACAACATCGTCGGCGACCTGTTGACCGAGTTTGTGTTTAAGGGACAGGAGGGGGAGCAGCGACGCGCCATCGTGGGCGGGCTACTCGGACACTGGGCCTGTTGGACAAGAAATGCCGTACTGCTCATGAACGAATGCAAGCGGCTGAGGGCTCTCGGAAACTTGCCGACATGGATGTTGACGCTAGGGGCTCAAGTCACGGATACCAATGCGGCGTTGTTCGATGCGGCCAACGCATTCCGAGGCTGCATTCCGGGAATCCACGAAGTGCTTCGACGACAGGGCCTGTTGGAAGGCCTATGGTGCCTCGATCCCACCGAGGAACTGGGAACGGGCCAAATGCAAGAAATCGACCGAGTCTACCATGCCTACCCCCATCTCAATGATGATGACTTCGTAGCCGAACATCTTGATGAATGGCTAGCGTAG
- a CDS encoding carbon-nitrogen hydrolase family protein, whose protein sequence is MPGWDYPVFDTRFGKVGMMIVYEAFIPEVARELSNCGAGVRARRLWGHNPLIGAARACDNHNYVISSTYTDVSSDWMISVICGHNGKPLAQVSEWGSVTVAEVDLNHPMYRYSLGDFKA, encoded by the coding sequence ATGCCAGGATGGGATTATCCGGTCTTTGACACACGGTTTGGAAAAGTCGGTATGATGATCGTCTACGAGGCTTTCATTCCCGAAGTCGCACGTGAATTAAGCAACTGCGGAGCGGGGGTGCGCGCGAGACGGCTGTGGGGGCACAATCCACTGATCGGGGCGGCGCGGGCTTGCGACAATCACAACTACGTCATCAGCAGCACTTACACGGATGTTTCATCCGACTGGATGATCTCAGTCATCTGCGGTCACAACGGAAAACCGCTGGCGCAGGTATCGGAGTGGGGAAGCGTCACGGTAGCCGAAGTGGATTTGAACCATCCCATGTACCGGTACAGTCTCGGTGATTTTAAAGCCTAG